In Oscarella lobularis chromosome 18, ooOscLobu1.1, whole genome shotgun sequence, the following proteins share a genomic window:
- the LOC136197851 gene encoding uncharacterized protein, whose protein sequence is MALVLAFIAISLTLASVFPYSQSTHFRSFTINFHAVGSQAKRDAGKIQLRFRISWRRSSSEGGCTAASIADQRLLGSPVKFRCLSNNCGSQLLDATLEYVCTSYSAANDWASGMRTFEVTFPVADSQDFVIGNNFDGTYDCCWINTQNSFGDDIRFQSRISFAPRTDSVGIINRGEINQSPVADMLPLLPARLGCEHRTIIPKVDPDFDVVKCRWALKNADASKDECGSACFSSRKPSSLFNASLFEEDCEIVWIPSAPGVYAAAIQLEDFYPTDTLRKNPLSSVPLQWLIDVVDTGTSCSSRPTFPKQNHFPREQPRCFAVESGGNLTIEVLVGHSNYPSHEVDDALYILPRGMTVTDLTDRGNGNKVVTFTWTPDFKQAYRPHITCFQFLDDVRAPSNLVCFTIVTSVPQPKPLLHTKTEAPQCNGQVAYDAVASITFDHNVTNPTVSPRYIFIYHVNSGSLIQRVDSFDKSLVTIGSDSRTVSFQLNSSQPNTYQSGEEYEIIFEEGVVVGTSASCSGGGPVSNGISFSEWTFFSNGPTGCTDECFPGRSRCHDKAQCSDHPGGFRCDCAVGYSGDGVNNCDDIDECALDTNGCDRRSTCFNTPGSFYCTCNAGYEPDSSAATPANRPSCIDINECARGTAICDANEDCINAVGSVECVCKTNSVCRKTELGFNCSCKIEELPEAQMFCSSAVAFAALFGTTLIAFASLLAAYIRLRRILNRNSLAGNDINSAEILKKSAPNENVIPHPMVESSAYEAISPRRGEAPEDYEEQEESEECGV, encoded by the exons ATGGCTTTAGTACTTGCCTTCATCGCAATCTCTCTGACACTCGCAAGCGTTTTTCCATATTCTCAATCGACTCATTTCCGAAGCTTTACGATCAATTTTCACGCCGTCGGAAGCCAGGCAAAGAGAGACGCAGGAAAG ATTCAGTTAAGATTTCGTATTTCTTGGAGACGTAGCAGTTCGGAAGGCGGCTGCACTGCGGCATCGATAGCAGACCAAAGGCTTCTCGGTTCGCCCGTGAAGTTCCGCTGCTTATCCAACAACTGCGGTTCGCAACTCTTGGATGCTACGCTTGAATACGTCTGCACGTCGTATAGCGCCGCGAATGATTGGGCGTCCGGGATGAGAACGTTTGAAGTCACGTTTCCTGTCGCTGACTCGCAAGACTTTGTTATCGg aaataattttgaTGGAACATATGACTGCTGCTGGATCAATACGCAGAATTCTTTTGGCGATGATATTCGATTTCAATCGCGAATATCCTTCGCTCCACGCACAGACAGCGTGGGCATCATCAATCGGGGAGAGATCAATCAAAGTCCGGTTGCCGACATGCTCCCCCTACTCCCCGCTCGACTCGGTTGCGAGCACAGAACAATCATTCCCAAAGTTGATcccgatttcgacgtcgtcaaatgtcGATGGGCTCTTAAAAATGCGGACGCAAGCAAAGACGAGTGCGGATCGGCTTGCTTTAGCAGCAGAAAACCTTCCAGCTTATTCAATGCAAGCCTTTTTGAA GAAGATTGCGAAATTGTATGGATACCGTCAGCACCTGGTGTATATGCCGCTGCTATTCAACTTGAAGACTTCTATCCCACCGACACCCTTCGAAAAAATCCTCTCAGCAGTGTACCGCTTCAGTGGCTTATTGACGTTGTTGACACTGGAACCTCGTGCAGTTCGAGGCCTACTTTTCCTAAGCAAAATCACTTTCCGCGCGAGCAGCCTCGCTGTTTTGCCGTCGAAAGCGGTGGCAATTTAACAATAGAAGTTCTGGTCGGTCATTCAAATTATCCTTCTCACGA AGTCGATGACGCGCTTTATATTTTACCGCGCGGCATGACAGTGACCGATTTGACGGACAGAGGCAACGGGAACAAAGTAGTGACATTCACATGGACTCCTGATTTTAAACAAGCCTATCGTCCGCACATCACTTGCTTCCAGTTTTTAGATGACGTTCG TGCTCCATCGAATCTTGTGTGCTTTACAATCGTCACTTCAG TGCCACAGCCCAAACCGTTATTGCATACCAAAACCGAGGCTCCTCAATGCAACGGACAGGTGGCGTATGATGCAGTAGCAAGCATAACGTTTGATCATAAC GTGACAAACCCGACGGTTAGCCCAAGGtacatatttatttatcacGTGAATAGCGGGTCATTGATTCAGCGAGTGGACTCCTTTGATAAGAGTCTCGTCACTATAGGATCGGATTCGAGAACGGTTTCATTTCAACTCAATAGCTCTCAGCCGAATACGTATCAGAGCGGCGAGGAGTatgaaattatttttgaaGAAGGTGTCGTGGTAGGCACCAGCGCTTCCTGCTCTGGAGGCGGTCCCGTTTCAAATGGCATTTCCTTCTCGGAATGGACATTCTTCTCTAATGGTCCGACAGGCTGCACTGATGAATGCTTTCCTGGAAGGAGCCGTTGTCATGACAAGGCACAGTGTTCTGATCATCCCGGCGGCTTCCGATGCGATTGCGCAGTTGGTTATTCTGGAGACGGAGTGAACAACTgtgacgacatcgacgagtgcgcaCTTGACACGAACGGTTGTGACCGTAGGTCTACGTGCTTTAACACGCCCGGTTCCTTTTACTGCACGTGCAACGCTGGATACGAACCGGATTCTAGTGCCGCAACACCTGCTAATCGTCCCTCGTGCATCGACATTAATGAGTGCGCGCGTGGCACGGCCATTTGCGACGCAAACGAAGACTGCATAAACGCTGTTGGTTCGGTAGAGTGCGTCTGCAAAACTAATTCTGTTTGTAGAAAAACAGAATTGGGTTTCAACTGCTCATGCAAGATTGAAGAGCTGCCTGAAGCGCAAATGTTCTGCTCTTCTGCAGTTGCATTTGCTGCTTTATTTGGAACCACTCTTATCGCCTTTGCTAGTCTTCTTGCCGCGTACATTCGACTGCGTCGGATTCTGAACAGGAATTCATTAGCCGGAAATGACATAAACTCTGCAGAAATTCTAAAGAAAAGTGCACCTAATGAGAACGTCATTCCGCACCCAATGGTGGAGTCTAGCGCGTACGAAGCAATATCACCAAGAAGAG GCGAGGCCCCGGAAGACTATGAAGAACAGGAAGAGAGTGAGGAGTGTGGAGTATGA